One part of the Conexibacter woesei Iso977N genome encodes these proteins:
- a CDS encoding DUF6597 domain-containing transcriptional factor, producing the protein MTYREYAPPPRLETLVACVWVSHGDATSVLPDACVDVVLSGERLAVAGPATGAVVAEATPGMHRVGVRFRVGAAGAALGLPVSELRDQGVGLVELWGRDARRVEESVKGAATRKDALLALIGGLAPRLPRPQDLDHEVRRAVVAVARGEDPARSAGLSERQLRRRFEAEVGYGPATLGRVLRFQRFLRAAGATPGEPLARLAADAGYSDQAHLAREAKRLSGATPSALLARGAGPAGDVRFVQGA; encoded by the coding sequence ATGACCTACCGGGAATATGCGCCGCCGCCCCGGCTCGAGACGCTCGTCGCATGCGTCTGGGTGTCGCATGGTGACGCAACCAGCGTGTTGCCGGATGCGTGCGTCGACGTCGTCCTGAGCGGCGAGCGGTTGGCGGTCGCGGGGCCGGCGACGGGGGCGGTCGTGGCGGAGGCGACGCCGGGGATGCACCGGGTTGGCGTGCGGTTCCGGGTCGGCGCCGCGGGTGCGGCGCTGGGCCTCCCGGTCAGCGAGCTGCGGGATCAAGGTGTAGGACTCGTCGAGCTGTGGGGACGAGACGCCAGGCGCGTTGAGGAGTCGGTCAAGGGCGCGGCGACGCGGAAGGACGCACTGCTGGCCCTGATCGGCGGGCTCGCGCCGCGGCTGCCCCGGCCGCAGGACCTGGACCACGAGGTCCGGCGCGCGGTCGTCGCGGTCGCGCGCGGTGAGGATCCCGCCCGCAGCGCCGGGCTCTCCGAGCGCCAGCTGCGGCGGCGGTTCGAGGCCGAGGTCGGCTACGGCCCCGCGACGCTCGGCCGCGTCCTGCGCTTCCAGCGCTTCCTGCGCGCCGCGGGCGCGACGCCCGGCGAGCCGCTCGCTCGCCTCGCCGCCGACGCCGGCTACAGCGACCAGGCCCACCTCGCCCGCGAGGCCAAGCGGCTCTCCGGCGCGACGCCCAGCGCGCTGCTGGCCCGCGGCGCCGGCCCCGCCGGCGACGTCCGTTTCGTTCAAGGCGCCTGA
- a CDS encoding aldo/keto reductase — MASISAAASGTFKLGGDLEVTRLGYGAMRIVGDGVWGPAKDPDKVQAVLKRLPELGVNFIDTADSYGPEYSEEYIAEALAPYDGGMVVATKGGFTRHGPGDWRELGRREYLRQCVLLSLRRLRVETIDLYQLHRIDPRTDTAEQFGELKAFQDEGLVKHLGLSEVGVDEIKAAQEVFEVATVQNMYNLTTRRSEDVLQYCEEQGIGFIPWFPLAAGELAKPGHLVDEIARAHDATAGQVALAWLLHKSPVMLPIPGTGSVEHLEENVAAADLELTEDELERLEAAAG, encoded by the coding sequence ATGGCTTCGATCTCCGCAGCGGCATCCGGCACGTTCAAGCTCGGCGGCGACCTGGAGGTGACGCGCCTGGGCTACGGCGCGATGCGCATCGTCGGCGACGGCGTCTGGGGTCCGGCCAAGGACCCTGACAAGGTCCAGGCGGTCCTGAAGCGCCTGCCCGAGCTGGGCGTGAACTTCATCGACACCGCGGACTCCTACGGGCCGGAGTACAGCGAGGAGTACATCGCCGAAGCGCTGGCGCCCTACGACGGCGGGATGGTCGTGGCGACCAAGGGCGGCTTCACGCGGCACGGGCCGGGCGACTGGAGGGAGCTGGGGCGGCGCGAGTACCTGCGCCAGTGCGTGCTGCTGTCGCTGCGCCGGCTGCGGGTGGAGACGATCGACCTGTACCAGTTGCACCGCATCGACCCGCGCACCGACACCGCCGAGCAGTTCGGCGAGCTCAAGGCCTTCCAGGACGAGGGCCTGGTCAAGCACCTCGGGTTGAGTGAAGTTGGGGTGGATGAGATCAAGGCCGCCCAGGAGGTCTTCGAGGTCGCGACCGTGCAGAACATGTACAACTTGACGACGCGCAGGTCCGAGGACGTGCTGCAGTACTGCGAGGAGCAGGGCATCGGCTTCATCCCGTGGTTCCCGCTGGCCGCGGGCGAGCTGGCCAAGCCGGGGCACCTGGTCGACGAGATCGCCAGGGCGCACGACGCGACCGCCGGCCAGGTCGCGCTGGCGTGGCTGCTGCACAAGTCCCCCGTGATGCTCCCGATCCCGGGCACGGGATCGGTCGAGCACCTGGAGGAGAACGTCGCGGCGGCCGACCTGGAGCTGACCGAGGACGAGCTGGAGCGCCTGGAGGCGGCGGCGGGCTAG
- a CDS encoding GNAT family N-acetyltransferase, producing the protein MTLRPSPGVPELLIRRITPADKDALVAGLGRLSERSVYLRFLSPKPRLSSSELRYLTEVDFIDHYALVAVLAAAPDVVVGVGRWIRSAEHPGDAEIAIVIADDLQGRGVGTELGRELADAAVARGIERFTASMLPENTASHRLFRKISSRLELTRESGVDELVARLVA; encoded by the coding sequence ATGACGCTACGCCCCTCACCCGGAGTTCCGGAGCTCCTGATCCGCCGCATCACGCCGGCGGACAAGGACGCGCTGGTCGCCGGGCTGGGCCGGTTGAGCGAGCGGTCGGTGTACCTGCGCTTCCTGTCGCCCAAGCCGCGGCTGAGCAGCAGCGAGTTGAGGTACTTGACCGAGGTCGACTTCATCGACCACTACGCCTTGGTCGCGGTGCTCGCTGCGGCGCCGGACGTCGTGGTCGGCGTCGGCCGCTGGATCCGCTCGGCCGAGCACCCCGGCGACGCCGAGATCGCGATCGTCATCGCCGACGACCTCCAGGGTCGCGGCGTCGGGACCGAGCTGGGCCGTGAGCTGGCCGACGCCGCCGTCGCCCGCGGGATCGAGCGCTTCACCGCCTCGATGCTGCCGGAGAACACCGCGTCGCACCGGCTGTTCCGCAAGATCTCCTCGCGCCTGGAGCTGACCCGCGAGTCCGGCGTGGACGAGCTGGTCGCCCGGCTCGTCGCCTAG
- a CDS encoding citrate synthase, producing the protein MSETQTTGDGAVAAANADTLTVTDNRTGQTYEVPITDGTVRAMDFRQMKTSDDDFGLMTYDPAFTNTASCRSAITYLDGENGVLEYRGYPIEQLAERSTYLEVAYLLVHGELPTTPQLDQWKHDITTHTFVHENVKEFVGGFRHDAHPMGMLVGSVGALSTFYKDANEISDPENRALQTIRLIAKMPTLAAFAYRHIMGQPYYYPDNDLDYPGNFLSMMYKMTELKYEPDPRLERALDVLFILHADHEQNCSTNAVRAVGSSQVDPYSAVAAGVAALYGPLHGGANEAVLRMLKRIGNKENIPDFMQGVKDGNERLMGFGHRVYKNYDPRATIIKKACDDVFEVTGVNPLLDIALEVEKIALEDEYFVSRKLYPNVDFYSGLIYEALGLPMDMFPVMFAIPRTSGWIAQWLEMVQDKEQKIARPRQIYTGERTRDYVGIDARK; encoded by the coding sequence GTGAGCGAGACCCAGACCACTGGCGACGGCGCCGTAGCCGCCGCCAACGCGGACACCCTGACCGTCACCGACAACCGGACCGGTCAGACCTATGAAGTCCCGATCACCGACGGGACCGTCCGCGCGATGGACTTCCGGCAGATGAAGACGTCCGATGACGACTTCGGCCTGATGACCTACGACCCGGCGTTCACCAACACCGCGTCCTGTCGGTCGGCCATCACCTACCTGGACGGCGAGAACGGCGTCCTGGAGTACCGCGGTTATCCCATCGAGCAGCTGGCGGAGAGGTCGACGTACCTCGAGGTCGCCTACCTGCTCGTCCACGGCGAGCTGCCGACGACGCCGCAGCTGGACCAGTGGAAGCACGACATCACCACCCACACGTTCGTGCACGAGAACGTGAAGGAGTTCGTCGGCGGCTTCCGCCACGACGCCCACCCGATGGGCATGTTGGTGGGGTCGGTCGGCGCGCTGTCGACGTTCTACAAGGACGCCAACGAGATCTCCGATCCGGAGAACCGCGCGCTCCAGACCATCCGGCTGATCGCCAAGATGCCGACGCTGGCGGCCTTCGCCTACCGGCACATCATGGGGCAGCCGTACTACTACCCGGACAACGACCTCGATTACCCGGGCAACTTCCTCAGCATGATGTACAAGATGACCGAGCTGAAGTACGAGCCGGACCCCCGGCTCGAGCGCGCGCTCGACGTCCTGTTCATCCTGCACGCCGACCACGAGCAGAACTGCTCCACCAACGCCGTGCGCGCGGTGGGCTCCTCGCAGGTCGACCCCTACTCCGCGGTCGCCGCCGGCGTCGCGGCGCTGTACGGCCCGCTGCACGGCGGCGCCAACGAGGCGGTCCTGCGGATGCTCAAGCGCATCGGCAACAAGGAGAACATCCCGGACTTCATGCAGGGCGTGAAGGACGGCAACGAGCGCCTGATGGGCTTCGGCCACCGCGTGTACAAGAACTACGACCCGCGGGCCACGATCATCAAGAAGGCGTGTGACGACGTCTTCGAGGTCACCGGCGTCAACCCGCTGCTGGACATCGCGCTCGAGGTCGAGAAGATCGCGCTCGAGGACGAGTACTTCGTGTCGCGCAAGCTGTACCCGAACGTCGACTTCTACTCGGGCCTGATCTACGAGGCCCTCGGGTTGCCGATGGACATGTTCCCCGTCATGTTCGCGATCCCGCGCACCAGCGGCTGGATCGCCCAGTGGCTGGAGATGGTGCAGGACAAGGAGCAGAAGATCGCGCGCCCGCGCCAGATCTACACGGGCGAGCGCACGCGGGACTACGTCGGGATCGACGCCCGCAAGTAG
- the ilvD gene encoding dihydroxy-acid dehydratase, with translation MPHLRSRTVTHGRNMAGARSLLRAAGVARDAIGKQPIVAVANSYTQFVPGHTHLSPVGRVVAEAVEAAGGIAREFNTIAVDDGIAMGHDGMLYSLPSRDLIADSVEYMVNAHCADALVCISNCDKITPGMLNAALRLNIPTVFVSGGPMEGGQTVLVDGTVRKGLNLITAIADAVSDSVSDDDLARIEEAACPTCGSCSGMFTANSMNCLTEAMGLALPGNGSTLATHTARRDLYEAAGRTAVELCARYYDGDDESVLPRAVATRDAFENAMTLDVAMGGSTNTVLHLLAAAQEAGVDFTMSDIDAISRRVPCLCKVAPNGTYLMEDVHRAGGIPAILGELWRGGLLHEDVHTVHAGSLSSWLEEWDIRGPKPSERAVELFHAAPGCVRSAEAFSQSERWESLDADAADGCIHDVEHAYSKDGGLAILHGNIALDGCVVKTAGVDESIWEFSGPAVVVESQEAAVDAILNQRVKPGDVVVIRYEGPRGGPGMQEMLYPTSYLRGLGLGAQCALITDGRFSGGTSGLSIGHISPEAASGGAIALIEDGDTININIPQRSIDVALTDAELEDRRSRLESGNGYKPLEDRPRAVSPALRAYAAMATSADKGAIRDVSRIEALQDAATRSVEPA, from the coding sequence ATGCCTCATCTGCGCTCCCGGACGGTCACGCACGGTCGCAACATGGCGGGCGCTCGCTCGCTGCTTCGCGCGGCGGGCGTAGCGAGGGACGCGATCGGCAAGCAGCCGATCGTCGCGGTGGCGAACTCGTACACGCAGTTCGTCCCGGGACACACGCACCTGTCGCCGGTGGGGCGCGTCGTCGCCGAGGCCGTCGAGGCCGCGGGCGGCATCGCGCGCGAGTTCAACACGATCGCCGTCGACGACGGGATCGCGATGGGGCACGACGGCATGTTGTACTCGTTGCCGTCGCGCGACCTGATCGCCGATTCCGTCGAGTACATGGTCAACGCGCACTGCGCGGACGCGCTGGTGTGCATCTCCAACTGCGACAAGATCACGCCGGGGATGCTGAACGCCGCGCTGCGGCTGAACATCCCGACGGTGTTCGTGAGCGGTGGCCCGATGGAGGGCGGTCAGACGGTCCTGGTCGACGGCACGGTCCGCAAGGGCCTGAACCTGATCACGGCGATCGCGGATGCGGTGAGCGACAGCGTTTCCGATGACGACTTGGCTCGGATCGAGGAGGCGGCGTGCCCGACGTGCGGGTCGTGCTCCGGGATGTTCACCGCGAACTCGATGAACTGCCTGACCGAGGCGATGGGGCTGGCGCTGCCGGGCAACGGCTCGACGCTGGCGACGCACACGGCACGGCGCGATCTGTACGAGGCCGCCGGCCGGACGGCCGTGGAGCTGTGCGCGCGCTACTACGACGGCGACGACGAGAGCGTGCTGCCGCGCGCGGTCGCGACGCGGGACGCGTTCGAGAACGCGATGACCTTGGATGTCGCGATGGGCGGCTCGACCAACACGGTGCTGCACCTGCTGGCCGCCGCGCAGGAGGCGGGCGTCGACTTCACGATGAGCGACATCGACGCGATCTCGCGCAGGGTGCCGTGCCTCTGCAAGGTGGCGCCGAACGGGACGTACCTGATGGAGGACGTCCACCGGGCCGGCGGGATCCCGGCGATCCTCGGCGAGCTGTGGCGTGGTGGGCTGCTGCACGAGGACGTCCACACCGTGCATGCGGGGTCGCTGTCGTCGTGGCTGGAGGAGTGGGACATCCGCGGCCCGAAGCCGAGCGAGCGTGCGGTCGAGCTGTTCCACGCCGCGCCGGGGTGCGTGCGGAGCGCCGAGGCGTTCTCGCAGTCCGAGCGCTGGGAGTCGCTGGATGCCGATGCCGCCGACGGCTGCATCCACGACGTCGAGCACGCGTACTCGAAGGACGGCGGGCTGGCGATCCTGCACGGCAACATCGCTCTGGACGGCTGCGTGGTCAAGACCGCGGGCGTCGACGAGTCGATCTGGGAGTTCAGTGGGCCGGCCGTCGTGGTCGAGTCCCAGGAGGCCGCGGTCGACGCGATCCTTAACCAGCGCGTGAAGCCGGGCGACGTGGTCGTCATCCGCTACGAGGGTCCGCGTGGTGGGCCGGGGATGCAGGAGATGCTCTACCCGACGAGCTACCTGAGGGGCTTGGGGCTCGGCGCGCAGTGCGCGCTGATCACCGACGGGCGGTTCAGCGGCGGGACCTCCGGCCTGTCGATCGGCCACATCTCGCCCGAAGCAGCGAGCGGCGGCGCGATCGCCCTGATCGAAGACGGCGACACCATCAACATCAACATCCCCCAGCGCTCGATCGACGTGGCCCTCACCGACGCCGAGCTCGAAGACCGCCGCTCCCGCCTGGAGTCCGGCAACGGCTACAAGCCCCTCGAAGACCGCCCCCGCGCGGTGTCACCCGCACTGCGCGCCTACGCCGCCATGGCAACGTCAGCCGACAAGGGCGCCATCCGCGACGTGTCGAGGATCGAAGCCCTGCAGGACGCCGCAACCCGCTCCGTCGAGCCCGCCTAA
- a CDS encoding S8 family peptidase has translation MPFVTRGFALLTTSTLAALALAPVSGASAATPRIGAPDGLRATPLVVRPAQRSTPRRATAHAAAATPRARAAQAAATDPRAVDQWALDGDQPMGIESAWRQTTGAGVTVAIVDSGADLSHPDLVPNLWTNPGEIAGNGVDDDGNGYVDDVHGFDFVDNDGTPQDANGHGTHVAGIVGARGGNGIGTAGVAWNVKLMIVRVLDANAQGTTTSVAQGIRYAVDNGARIVNLSLAGPTSTPDLESAVQYAQARGVLVVVAAGNDGHDLASAPTYPAAYGESNVIGVAATTRDGGLSSVSDYGPGADVAAPGEEILSTALGGGYEWRTGTSMAAPQVTGALALLASVRPDLDGGGLESALFSGLRHGSLPVQSGALDIGSALHAVIPASAWKAAPVAPVSSYASSSGSGSVRSSTAAAKRRTAAKKRVVKKKLTAAQRKRAAAARKKAAARKKRLARARAQRLAAKRAKK, from the coding sequence ATGCCGTTCGTCACCCGCGGATTCGCCCTACTCACCACGTCCACGCTTGCCGCCCTGGCGCTCGCTCCCGTTTCGGGTGCGTCGGCTGCCACGCCGCGGATCGGCGCCCCCGACGGCCTCAGGGCGACGCCGCTCGTCGTCCGGCCCGCGCAGCGCTCCACGCCGCGCCGCGCCACCGCGCACGCCGCGGCGGCGACGCCGAGGGCGCGTGCCGCGCAGGCGGCGGCGACCGACCCGCGCGCGGTCGACCAGTGGGCGCTGGACGGCGACCAGCCGATGGGGATCGAGAGCGCCTGGCGCCAGACCACCGGCGCGGGCGTGACGGTCGCGATCGTCGACTCCGGCGCGGACCTGTCGCACCCGGACCTGGTCCCGAACCTGTGGACCAACCCGGGCGAGATCGCCGGCAACGGCGTCGACGACGACGGCAACGGCTACGTGGACGACGTCCACGGCTTCGACTTCGTCGACAACGACGGCACGCCGCAGGACGCCAACGGGCACGGGACGCACGTCGCGGGGATCGTCGGCGCGCGCGGCGGCAACGGGATCGGGACGGCGGGCGTCGCGTGGAACGTGAAGCTCATGATCGTCCGGGTCCTCGACGCCAACGCGCAGGGCACGACGACGTCGGTCGCCCAGGGGATCCGCTACGCGGTCGACAATGGCGCGCGGATCGTGAACCTGTCGCTGGCCGGGCCGACCTCGACGCCGGATCTCGAGAGCGCGGTGCAGTACGCGCAGGCCCGCGGGGTCCTGGTCGTGGTGGCTGCCGGCAACGACGGCCACGACCTGGCGAGCGCGCCGACCTACCCGGCCGCGTACGGGGAGAGCAACGTGATCGGCGTCGCCGCGACGACGCGCGACGGCGGGCTGTCGAGCGTCAGCGACTACGGCCCGGGCGCCGACGTCGCCGCGCCCGGCGAGGAGATCCTGAGCACCGCGCTGGGCGGCGGCTACGAGTGGCGGACCGGCACGTCGATGGCGGCGCCGCAGGTGACAGGCGCGCTGGCGCTGCTGGCGTCGGTCCGGCCGGACCTGGACGGCGGAGGGTTGGAGAGCGCGCTGTTCTCCGGGCTGCGTCATGGGTCCCTGCCGGTGCAGAGCGGCGCGCTGGACATCGGCTCCGCGCTGCACGCCGTGATCCCGGCGAGCGCGTGGAAGGCGGCGCCGGTGGCGCCGGTGTCGTCGTATGCGTCGTCGAGTGGCAGCGGTTCCGTGAGGTCGAGCACGGCGGCGGCGAAGAGGAGGACGGCCGCGAAGAAGAGGGTCGTCAAGAAGAAGCTGACCGCCGCGCAGAGGAAGCGCGCGGCCGCTGCCCGCAAGAAGGCGGCGGCGCGCAAGAAGCGGCTCGCTCGTGCGCGGGCCCAGCGCCTGGCCGCCAAGCGCGCCAAGAAGTAG
- a CDS encoding nitronate monooxygenase — protein sequence MLERLAGPIIQAPMAGGPSTPELAAAVANAGGLAFSAAGYRTPDALAADLDATRALTRAPLAVNVFGASGAPADPDVVAAYAQRLRPEAERLGTPLGEPRFDDDHHDEKVALLVARAPDDVAAVSFTFACPDREVVRRLQESGKGVWVTITTPQEARAGAASGADALIVQGTEAGGHRGAFADTPDAINYGLLALLALVRDAVDVDTPLIATGGIMTAAGVSAVLAAGARAAQVGTAFMLTPEAGTSAPHRAAIKDPNNVTTLTRAYTGRLARGIVNRLHAEHGAAAPIAYPELHHITAPLRAAARAAGDPDVINLWAGEAHALAQERPAAEVVKALTPLARQGAPQR from the coding sequence ATGCTGGAACGTCTGGCAGGCCCGATCATCCAGGCGCCGATGGCCGGCGGGCCGTCCACGCCGGAGCTCGCCGCGGCGGTCGCCAACGCAGGCGGCCTGGCCTTCTCGGCCGCGGGCTACAGGACCCCGGACGCGCTGGCCGCCGACCTCGACGCGACCCGCGCGCTCACGCGCGCGCCGCTGGCCGTCAACGTCTTCGGCGCCTCCGGCGCGCCCGCGGACCCGGACGTCGTGGCCGCCTACGCGCAGCGCCTGCGCCCCGAGGCCGAGCGCCTCGGCACGCCGCTCGGCGAGCCGCGCTTCGACGACGACCACCACGACGAGAAGGTCGCGCTGCTCGTCGCCCGCGCGCCCGACGACGTCGCGGCCGTCAGCTTCACCTTCGCCTGCCCGGACCGCGAGGTCGTCCGGCGCCTGCAGGAGTCCGGCAAGGGCGTCTGGGTGACGATCACGACGCCGCAGGAGGCGCGCGCGGGCGCGGCGTCCGGCGCCGACGCGCTGATCGTCCAGGGCACGGAGGCCGGCGGCCACCGCGGCGCCTTCGCCGACACGCCCGACGCCATCAACTACGGCCTGCTCGCGCTGCTGGCGCTGGTCCGCGACGCGGTCGACGTCGACACGCCGCTGATCGCGACCGGCGGGATCATGACCGCTGCGGGAGTCTCAGCGGTCCTCGCCGCGGGCGCCCGAGCGGCCCAGGTCGGCACCGCGTTCATGCTGACGCCGGAGGCCGGGACGTCCGCGCCGCACCGCGCGGCGATCAAGGACCCCAACAACGTCACGACCCTGACCCGCGCCTACACCGGCCGCCTGGCGCGCGGGATCGTCAACCGCCTGCACGCCGAGCACGGCGCGGCCGCGCCGATCGCCTACCCCGAGCTGCACCACATCACCGCGCCGCTGCGCGCGGCGGCCCGCGCCGCGGGCGACCCGGACGTCATCAACCTCTGGGCCGGCGAGGCCCACGCGCTCGCGCAGGAGCGGCCGGCCGCAGAGGTCGTGAAGGCGCTGACCCCCCTAGCTCGGCAAGGTGCCCCGCAGCGTTGA
- a CDS encoding MerR family DNA-binding transcriptional regulator, whose product MAELLSTRELAQELGVAASTVRYYRSSGRISPTRQTPGGHARWSVDEVRGQLAERQAAITGLTEERFAPLGVNDIGERGAAGIPPEMVALGVRESAALAIADEPFDAARHRWGGRLVGARRPYAVA is encoded by the coding sequence ATGGCAGAGCTTCTGAGCACCCGTGAGCTCGCGCAGGAGCTCGGCGTCGCCGCCAGCACCGTGCGCTACTACCGCTCCTCCGGGCGGATCAGCCCGACGCGCCAGACCCCGGGCGGCCACGCTCGCTGGTCTGTGGACGAGGTGCGCGGTCAGCTGGCTGAGCGTCAGGCGGCCATCACCGGCCTGACCGAGGAGCGCTTCGCGCCGCTGGGTGTCAACGACATCGGCGAACGGGGCGCGGCGGGGATACCGCCGGAGATGGTCGCGCTCGGCGTGCGTGAGAGCGCCGCTCTCGCGATCGCCGACGAGCCGTTCGACGCCGCGCGCCATCGCTGGGGTGGGCGGCTGGTCGGCGCTCGTCGTCCGTACGCCGTCGCGTAG
- a CDS encoding PfkB family carbohydrate kinase has protein sequence MSLTVVGSLAYDAVKTPFGERERMLGGAATHFALAASFFDVVRPVGPVGEDFDEASFATLRTRGTVTDDVEVVPGGKTFFWKGVYSNNLNQRDTLVTDLNVFESFEPKLSQESQDADVLFLANIQPDLQLHVREQCTKARFVAMDSMNLWIEIANASLKKVIGTVDCLILNDEELEQLTEKPTLQQAAAEVLSWGPKAVVAKLGKYGAALFTEEGFFALPAYPLAEVIDPTGAGDTFAGGFVGYIAAHPDEPIDHAHLSRAMAYGTALASYNVEEFGTERVERLTADEVQARVADLQRMTDFTVDPVALRA, from the coding sequence ATGAGCCTCACTGTCGTCGGATCCCTTGCCTATGACGCCGTCAAGACGCCCTTCGGGGAGCGCGAGCGGATGCTCGGCGGCGCCGCCACCCACTTCGCCCTCGCCGCGTCGTTCTTCGACGTCGTCCGGCCCGTCGGCCCGGTCGGCGAGGACTTCGACGAGGCGTCGTTCGCGACGCTGCGCACGCGCGGCACGGTGACCGACGACGTCGAGGTCGTCCCGGGCGGCAAGACGTTCTTCTGGAAGGGCGTCTACTCGAACAACCTCAACCAGCGCGACACGCTCGTGACGGACCTGAACGTCTTCGAGTCGTTCGAGCCGAAGCTGTCCCAGGAGTCCCAGGACGCCGACGTCCTGTTCCTGGCGAACATCCAGCCGGACCTGCAGCTGCACGTGCGCGAGCAGTGCACGAAGGCGCGGTTCGTCGCGATGGACTCGATGAACCTGTGGATCGAGATCGCCAACGCGTCGCTGAAGAAGGTCATCGGGACCGTCGACTGCCTGATCCTCAACGACGAGGAGCTGGAGCAGCTGACCGAGAAGCCGACGCTGCAGCAGGCGGCGGCCGAGGTCCTGTCGTGGGGCCCGAAGGCGGTCGTCGCCAAGCTCGGCAAGTACGGCGCAGCGCTGTTCACCGAGGAGGGCTTCTTCGCTTTGCCCGCCTACCCGCTGGCCGAGGTCATCGACCCGACCGGCGCGGGCGACACGTTCGCGGGCGGCTTCGTCGGCTACATCGCCGCGCACCCGGACGAGCCGATCGACCACGCGCACCTGTCGCGCGCGATGGCCTACGGCACGGCGCTGGCGTCCTACAACGTCGAGGAGTTCGGCACCGAGCGCGTCGAGCGCCTGACGGCCGACGAGGTCCAGGCGCGCGTCGCGGACCTGCAGCGGATGACGGACTTCACCGTCGATCCGGTCGCCCTGCGCGCCTAG
- a CDS encoding quinone oxidoreductase family protein: MRAIQQVEFGGPEVLELVDVPVPQAGDGEVLIRVSRAGMNFADTHQRENSYVQKQQLPLIPGGEVAGVREDTGERVVALTGHGGYAEYAVAPQDRTFPIPDGLDDGAALALLIQGLTAWHLYRTCARLTGGESVLVVSGAGGVGSLAVQLARPLGAGRVIATASSEDKRALCLELGADAAIDGDASDADTLRERILEANEGREVDVVLEMAGGPLFDVALRAMADMGRMVVYGISSREQNEVRTGRLLKRSQSVIGFWLFHYLERPEHLRAPLAELFALAADGSVTAVVGNTYMLSDARRAQEDLVGRRTRGKLLLDPSG, translated from the coding sequence ATGCGCGCGATCCAGCAGGTCGAGTTCGGCGGTCCGGAGGTCCTGGAGCTGGTCGACGTCCCGGTCCCGCAGGCCGGCGACGGCGAGGTCCTGATCCGCGTCAGCCGCGCCGGGATGAACTTCGCCGACACCCACCAGCGCGAGAACTCCTACGTCCAGAAGCAGCAGCTGCCGCTGATCCCGGGCGGCGAGGTCGCGGGCGTGCGCGAGGACACGGGCGAGCGCGTCGTCGCGCTCACCGGCCACGGCGGCTACGCCGAGTACGCGGTCGCGCCGCAGGACCGGACGTTCCCGATCCCGGACGGCCTCGACGACGGCGCGGCGCTCGCGCTGCTGATCCAGGGCCTGACCGCGTGGCACCTCTACCGCACGTGCGCGCGCCTGACCGGCGGCGAGTCGGTCCTGGTGGTGAGCGGCGCCGGCGGCGTCGGCTCGCTCGCCGTCCAGCTCGCCAGGCCGCTCGGCGCGGGCCGCGTGATCGCGACCGCCTCGTCCGAGGACAAGCGCGCGCTGTGCCTGGAGCTCGGCGCCGACGCCGCGATCGACGGCGACGCGTCCGACGCCGACACGCTGCGCGAGCGGATCCTGGAGGCCAACGAGGGCCGCGAGGTCGACGTCGTCCTGGAGATGGCCGGCGGCCCGCTGTTCGACGTCGCGCTGCGCGCGATGGCCGACATGGGGCGGATGGTCGTCTACGGCATCTCCTCGCGCGAGCAGAACGAGGTCCGGACCGGCCGCCTGCTGAAGCGCTCGCAGTCGGTGATCGGCTTCTGGCTGTTCCACTACCTGGAGCGCCCGGAGCATCTCCGCGCCCCGCTGGCCGAGCTGTTCGCCCTCGCCGCGGACGGCAGCGTCACCGCCGTCGTCGGCAACACCTACATGTTGTCGGACGCACGGCGCGCGCAGGAGGACCTCGTGGGCCGCAGAACCCGCGGGAAGTTGCTCCTGGACCCCAGCGGGTAA